The Mangrovibacillus cuniculi sequence ATAATCCTTTAACACTGTATATCTACGTTAACCTGCTACCTGTCCAACACCCTATCATACGTAATAGCTATTCAAACAGGTGAGTAGATTAAACAACCTACTAAACTAGCAGTAATTCTCCTATGCAATCTTGTATACAGTAAGAGAAATGGAGGTTTGACTATGAATAAATTTGTATCAGCTGTTGCAACCATTGAGATTCCTGTATCCAATTTGGAAAAATCCCTTGCATTTTATACGGAAGTTTTGGCTGTGGACATACATTTCAAGGGAGATAAAAATGCCATGCTAACGTTTGGCGTCAAAGGTGTTCCTACTCTTTTTCTAGTTGAAACAGACAATGTAGAAAAACTTAGTTTTGCTAACTCTTCTACAGGTGTTGAGCATAGCATAATTGACTTTTACACACCTGACTTAAAGGGCTTTTATGATTTTCTAGTAGAAAAGAATGTGGAGGTTGGGTCACTCAATTTGCGAGAGGGATCTGATTTGGGTGGCTTTGGCTTCCGAGATCCTGATGGAAACTTACTGAGTGCATGTAATATTGTGCATCCTGGTCAATGAAAGAGGTAGAGAAGGGAGCCTATTACTTAGCGTTCCCTTCAAGTGCCTCCATTAACAAGTCCACGATGTGTACTACTCTAACTTTTCCCGCTAAGCCTTCCCTCTCAATACCGAGTTTCATTTGGAGTAGGCAACCAGGGTTCGCTGTTACGATAGTGGTAGCCATAGTATTTTTTACTGTCTTCATCTTAAAATCTAGTATTTTCATGGACATCTCAGATTCTACTATATTGTAGATACCTGCCGATCCACAACAGTGGTCAGCGTTTTCCATCTCAATGTATGTGACTCCGGCAATGCTTTTTAGTAACTCTCTTGGTTCGCTTGAAGTGTTTTGTACATATCGCAAATGGCAAGAGTCCTGATACGTGATGATTTGTTCGGGCAACGCCAATACTTTTTGATGAAATTCCAATTCTACTAATAACGCAGAAATATCCTTAATTTTGCTCGCAAATGTCTCTGCACGCTGCTTCCACTCTGGTTCATCACGTAATAAGTGGTCGTAGTCGACATTGCTATCTTCAAACGCTTGGATATTTCGCTTTGCTAACTCCTTGGCTTTGGCTTTTTCGCCACTGTGCCCGTGTAACGCACCGCAACATCTTGCTCTCGTGGATTTACTATTTCACACCCTGCTAGCTGCAGCAGCTTTACAGTGTTGTTATTGGTTTCTCTAAACATCGTATCCATCAAGCACCCGGAGAAGAATGCCACGACCTTTTTCCTCTGTCCTTGTGCTTTCAGTCGGAGAGGTCGCTCCGTCATTTCATTCAACGTTGGTACAGCCGGCATCACCTTTTCCATTACCCCTAAATGGTCTGGTAATAGGTTCATCACACCTGTTTTGCGCGCTAATGTTTGCAGGCCTGATCGTTGATAAAAGCCAATGAAACCTAATAACGTCTTCATTCGATTCTGATGTGGAAATATTCCGTCAAAAACTGTTTTTCGCACAAGCTTGGTTGGAGCTGAATATTTCCTTTTTTGTTTAATTATATCTCGTGCTTTTTCTAATAAATGGCCGTACTGCACCCCTGAAGGGCAAACTGGTTCGCACGCCCGGCACCCTAGACAGAGGTTAAATGATGTCGTAGTCGTAATTACCGCGAGTGGTCGTACTCCTTTTTCCTTTGGAGCTTTAAGAGAAGCAACTGCAAGAGGGACGTAAACGACTAGAGTGGTTTGTTCTCCGAATTCCATTATGGGAAATATAGCAGGATTGGGGTTAAGTTTTATCGAATTACTAGATTGCCAGCCATCGTTTTGTAACATAAGCTATTCCTCCGCGGAGGGGTAGCTTTTTACATTAAGAAGGAAATAAAGTGGAACACAACAAACCACTCTCATGGATGTTACTATAAGGTTATACCTCAAAAAACTAGAGGATGATTTTCATGAACAAAGCTTTACAATTTTTTCTTTCTTTCACCTTTTTTAGCGTTGTATTACTTTCGTTGAGTGATATATCTAACAGTGCTGAAAAAATTAACCGTATCTTCTTTAACAATGAAGGACTCTTAACATACTTTGTAAATTTTACTCAAGGACTTTTCGCATTTGTGATAACAACTGGAGCTATATTAGTGATTTATATCATTTGTATCCTGTACATAATGAAACACTTTGAGAAGTGGAAGAAACAGATTTTGACTTACATTGCAATCTACTCAATCGTAGCAAACGGTGTATTTGTTAGCTACTGGGGTCTATTGTTATGGAAAATTAATAATGATTTACATGGCGTTGAATACACTTGGTTTCATCAGTTAGATGACTTGATATTCCTAGTAAAATTACCACTTGTCATTCTTATTTGGGTGCTTCTATTGCAAAAGAAATTTAAGGAATCTACCTATCCCTTATTGGCAGTAACCTCATTAATTGCTGGAGTTATCCTTGGAATGCTTACAATTGGCAGAGTCTTCATTATTTACGGAGAACCATTGTATGATCAACAAATTTGGCTAGCTATTAGTGGAGTTCTAATTCCACTTATATATTTCTTATTGGCTAAGAAAAAACAAAAGTGAACTCACAATAGGCCAAAAAGTTGTTTCTATTATCTTGGTTTTTGTTGAAGTACGAGATAGGCATGCATGGTAATAAGTTTGTATTAAAGCAGATCTACTATCTTCTAATGAAAAGATATTACTTTAATCTGTAAACAAAAAGAACCCTTTTTCTCATAGGATTCTTTTTTTTCCAGAGATAGTGGATCTTTAAACATCAGAAACTAGCAACCTTAAAATTACTTGATACAGGACTATCATGATACAAGACACAATGGCAGAAGCTTTCAGTCGTGGTTTTACTTCTTCGTCTTTCTTAGTAATTATGTAAATGATGAATATTATCATAGAAAGAAAAATGATGTAGTCGATGGTAAACCCGTTAATTAGGTTATTCTTTTCTGTTTCCGTTATTTTTCCTGGGTAGAAAGAGCTAGCATTTATATCTGTTACAACTATTAATAATTTGGAGATGGCAAGAGAGATAGTTAGAAAAAGAGAATGCAGGAATAGTAATTTAAGATTAAACACTCTCATTACTTTTCCTTCTCGTTCACTACTATTCTTAAAGTTGTATTCAGTAAAATAGGTGTTTTACTGTCACTTGATACTAAGTCAAAACCTGCATAACCATCTACTGTGTATTGCCCTGGTGGAATGCGCTCTACACCCTCTGTATAATTTCTATCTTTTTCTACATACCATGACATATGTCTTTCTATTTGCTGTTTAAACGGCTTATCAACCTGTAACACTCTATAATTTCCAGGTTCTAACGTACCAAATAAATAAGTTACCTTAGTCTCCTCGTTCGTAAGCGTATAATAAAATGGAGACCAAGCATATTGAATTTCAATATTTTTCTTATCTCCTTGGTATAGTAACTCTCCTATAA is a genomic window containing:
- a CDS encoding VOC family protein; the encoded protein is MNKFVSAVATIEIPVSNLEKSLAFYTEVLAVDIHFKGDKNAMLTFGVKGVPTLFLVETDNVEKLSFANSSTGVEHSIIDFYTPDLKGFYDFLVEKNVEVGSLNLREGSDLGGFGFRDPDGNLLSACNIVHPGQ